From Manduca sexta isolate Smith_Timp_Sample1 chromosome 21, JHU_Msex_v1.0, whole genome shotgun sequence, the proteins below share one genomic window:
- the LOC115448040 gene encoding zonadhesin: protein MMVVWFGVLTLVAAADADGVESFAIADATYCSTNETFATCKVDCPSVYCPVNDDRARVACAVAYPCPPGCICNANYRRLSPADDKCILASDCPPVKCKRPNEIWNSCPPNCLTERCDDIGRNQTSCPLPQYCDPQCVCKPGFYRNDRDICVPVAECRKCPANAIFKKCPSPCPATCDNPTGDRPCSRACEEYGCECKPGYVLFKGKCISLQKCPAAKSCQKNETFAACKVNCPTDFCPVNDNRASVACSVVYPCPPGCICKANHRRLSQADDKCILASDCPPVKCKRPNEIWNSCPPNCLADRCDDIDRNQTSCSLSQYCDPQCVCKPGFYRNDSDICVPAAECRKCPANAIFKKCPSPCPGTCDNPSGDRRCERACLEYGCECKPGYVLSNGKCILLKECPAAKLCKKNETFAACKAECPNSYCPENDIRAIIACDPPYPCRSGCICQANHRRLRSNNDRCILASDCPSLKCKRPNEEWNRCPSNCLAERCEDIYRNQTECNKSYSYCDPKCVCKQGFYRNSSDVCVPAAECAKKCSIKPECRPTCAVPNPPNCTYTQPSDTNIDGCQCQEGYILSKTDGECIKIELCPANLGCNGDPNAVVRQCPLPCPSTCDAPNATPCKRKCDNVGCECSSGFLLSKTSGKCIRPEECEGGNPCGQNEIFVQCKSDCDYDYCPKDDSLQPIACEYPPAVPCYSGCICNLNHKRKSREDQRCIVSSDCPPVNCTREHEVWNPCPSECSSGYCDSVDTADYPCNTLLLNCQPRCTCMKNYFRNASDVCISADECRKIYPQNDTTPSLQCGFNEVPSDCKIACPPQTCDSIFTSYDCPKNASCELGCNCLDEHLRNGSGICVPSNECFTQPSCPIPSECRRTCAVPNPPNCPENKPSATNVDGCQCKSGYVLSDTEGECIEVEKCPRNLSCNGDPHALITKCPWPCPSTCVAPNTIQCRKACLDVGCQCEPGYLLSKLNGKCILPEECPNGNPCGDNGYFSDCGFKCPNQYCPEDDSLVKYACKPGRPCPPGCRCKDNYKFRSYENESCVLARDCPRVNCTRPSEVWKSCPLIEYCRDIDSAVLCSDTSENDCQPRCVCIDGNYRDENDNCVPEEECKKQDSTRK, encoded by the exons ATGATGGTGGTGTGGTTTGGCGTGTTGACACTGGTGGCTGCAGCTGATGCTGATGGTGTGGAATCATTTGCAATAGCAG ATGCCACATATTGTTCAACGAATGAAACCTTTGCCACTTGTAAAGTTGATTGTCCATCCGTGTACTGTCCAGTGAATGATGACAGAGCTAGAGTAGCTTGCGCCGTGGCCTATCCGTGCCCGCCTGGTTGTATCTGCAATGCGAACTATCGCAGACTGAGTCCAGCTGACGATAAGTGCATTTTGGCTTCCGACTGTC cCCCGGTGAAATGTAAAAGACCTAACGAAATATGGAACTCCTGTCCGCCAAACTGCTTAACCGAGCGGTGCGACGACATCGGCAGGAACCAAACGAGCTGTCCCCTGCCGCAGTATTGCGATCCCCAATGCGTCTGCAAGCCAGGCTTCTACAGGAATGACAGGGACATATGTGTCCCCGTTGCTGAATGCC gAAAGTGCCCTGCTAACGCTATTTTCAAAAAGTGCCCGTCTCCCTGCCCTGCTACATGTGACAACCCTACAGGCGACAGGCCATGCTCTAGAGCTTGTGAAGAGTACGGCTGTGAATGTAAACCGGGCTATGTCCTGTTTAAAGGAAAATGTATATCACTGCAGAAGTGTCCag cTGCCAAATCCTGCCAAAAGAACGAAACGTTTGCCGCGTGTAAAGTGAACTGTCCAACTGACTTCTGTCCAGTGAATGACAATAGAGCAAGTGTAGCTTGTTCAGTGGTCTATCCGTGTCCACCTGGTTGTATCTGCAAAGCGAACCACCGCAGACTGAGTCAAGCTGATGATAAATGTATTCTGGCTTCAGATTGTC ccCCGGTAAAATGTAAAAGACCCAACGAGATATGGAACTCCTGCCCGCCAAATTGTTTGGCCGATAGATGCGACGACATCGACAGGAACCAAACGAGTTGTTCCCTGTCGCAGTATTGCGATCCCCAGTGCGTCTGCAAGCCAGGGTTTTACAGAAATGACAGCGACATTTGTGTTCCCGCTGCTGAATGCC GAAAATGCCCTGCTAACGCTATTTTCAAAAAATGCCCGTCGCCCTGTCCGGGCACATGTGACAACCCTAGTGGCGATAGACGGTGCGAAAGAGCATGTCTTGAATATGGTTGTGAGTGTAAACCGGGTTATGTTTTATCTAATGGAAAATGTATATTGCTGAAGGAGTGCCCAG CTGCCAAATTGTGTAAGAAGAACGAAACCTTCGCTGCGTGTAAAGCGGAGTGTCCGAATAGTTATTGTCCGGAGAATGACATAAGAGCGATTATAGCTTGTGATCCTCCTTACCCATGCCGATCCGGTTGTATCTGCCAAGCGAACCACCGGAGACTGCGTTCAAACAATGATAGATGCATTTTGGCATCTGATTGTC cTTCTTTAAAATGTAAGAGACCTAATGAAGAATGGAATCGTTGTCCATCGAACTGCTTGGCCGAGAGATGTGAAGACATTTACAGAAATCAAACAGAATGTAATAAGTCGTATTCGTATTGCGACCCCAAATGTGTGTGCAAGCAAGGCTTCTACAGGAACAGCAGTGATGTATGTGTCCCCGCTGCGGAATGTG CAAAAAAATGTTCCATAAAACCGGAATGTAGACCTACGTGTGCTGTACCAAATCCACCGAATTGTACCTACACCCAACCATCTGATACAAATATCGACGGATGTCAATGTCAAGAAGGTTATATATTGTCGAAAACAGATGGCGAATGTATTAAAATCGAACTTTGTCCAG CTAATCTGGGATGCAATGGCGACCCTAATGCTGTAGTGAGACAATGTCCTTTACCATGCCCTTCAACTTGCGATGCGCCTAATGCAACACCATGTAAGAGAAAATGTGATAACGTTGGCTGCGAATGCAGTTCTGGCTTTTTACTATCGAAAACTAGCGGTAAATGCATTCGACCTGAGGAATGTGAAG GTGGTAATCCATGCGGGCAAAACGAAATCTTTGTGCAGTGTAAATCAGACTGCGATTACGACTACTGCCCAAAAGATGATAGTCTTCAACCGATAGCTTGCGAGTACCCTCCGGCAGTCCCTTGCTATTCTGGATGTATTTGTAATTTGAACCACAAAAGAAAGAGCCGCGAAGACCAACGGTGCATCGTTTCGTCTGATTGCc CTCCTGTAAACTGCACACGAGAGCATGAAGTTTGGAATCCCTGTCCATCTGAGTGTTCATCAGGGTACTGCGATTCCGTGGATACAGCAGATTACCCCTGCAATACCCTGCTGTTAAACTGTCAGCCGCGTTGCACCTGTATGAAGAATTATTTCAGAAACGCATCTGACGTGTGCATCAGCGCTGACGAGTGTCGTAAGATTTATCCGCAAAATG ATACCACGCCATCTTTACAATGTGGGTTCAACGAAGTGCCCTCCGATTGTAAAATAGCCTGTCCGCCTCAAACTTGTGACAGCATCTTCACATCATACGATTGTCCAAAGAATGCGTCGTGTGAGTTGGGATGCAACTGTCTTGACGAACATCTTAGGAATGGGAGCGGAATATGCGTACCCAGCAATGAATGTTTTACGC AACCATCATGTCCCATACCAAGCGAATGCAGACGAACTTGTGCTGTCCCGAATCCGCCAAATTGTCCAGAAAATAAACCTTCAGCCACGAATGTGGACGGATGCCAATGCAAATCTGGATACGTTTTGAGTGATACCGAAGGGGAATGCATCGAAGTTGAGAAGTGTccaa GAAATTTAAGTTGCAACGGGGACCCTCACGCCCTGATTACGAAATGCCCCTGGCCTTGTCCATCGACCTGCGTCGCTCCAAACACCATCCAGTGTAGGAAAGCATGTCTGGATGTCGGTTGTCAATGCGAGCCTGGATATCTCCTGTCAAAATTAAATGGAAAATGCATTTTGCCGGAAGAATGCCCGA atggaaatcCTTGTGGTGATAATGGGTACTTCTCTGATTGTGGATTCAAATGTCCAAATCAGTATTGCCCCGAAGACGATAGCCTTGTAAAATACGCTTGCAAGCCTGGCCGACCCTGCCCTCCTGGTTGTCGCTGTAAAGACAACTACAAATTCAGAAGTTATGAGAACGAATCTTGCGTTCTTGCTAGAGATTGTC CTCGTGTAAATTGTACGCGGCCCAGCGAAGTATGGAAGTCATGTCCATTGATTGAGTACTGCAGGGACATTGATAGTGCAGTGTTGTGTTCCGATACTTCAGAGAACGATTGCCAACCAAGATGCGTTTGTATCGACGGCAACTACAGAGATGAAAACGACAATTGCGTTCCAGAAGAGGAATGCAAGAAACAGGACAGCACtcggaaataa